The Coffea arabica cultivar ET-39 chromosome 1e, Coffea Arabica ET-39 HiFi, whole genome shotgun sequence genome has a window encoding:
- the LOC113703284 gene encoding proteasome subunit beta type-4 → MIVDSSSPAPTKNSLLLSSEADLQRTQTPYVTGTSVIAIKYKDGILIAADMGGSYGSTLRYKNVERIKPVGKHSLIGASGEISDFQEILRYLDELMLNDSMWDDGNSLGPKEVHNYLTRVMYNRRNKFNPLWNSLILGGVKNGQKYLGTVNMIGVHYEDNHVATGFGNHLARPILREEWNENLTFEEGVKLLEKCMRVLLYRDRSAVNKLQIAKITDEGFTISQPYSLKTQWKFKAFENPTVGAEGSW, encoded by the exons ATG ATTGTGGACTCTTCTTCTCCAGCTCCCACTAAGAATAGCTTACTACTCAGTTCGGAAGCCGATTTGCAGAGAACTCA GACACCTTATGTGACTGGGACGTCTGTGATTGCGATTAAGTATAAGGATGGCATTCTTATTGCTGCTGATATGGGAG GCTCTTATGGATCAACCCTTCGTTACAAAAATGTGGAGCGAATAAAGCCAGTAGGAAAACATTCTCTTATCGGGGCAAGTGGAGAAATCAGTGATTTCCAGGAGATTTTGCGTTATCTTGATGAGCTAAT GCTAAATGATAGCATGTGGGATGATGGAAATTCCTTGGGCCCTAAAGAGGTTCATAATTATTTAACCCGAGTGATGTACAATCGTCGCAATAAGTTTAATCCTCTGTGGAATTCTCTTATTCTTGGAGGAGTGAAAAATGGACAGAAGTACCTTGGAACG GTTAATATGATTGGTGTACATTATGAGGATAATCATGTTGCAACTGGTTTTGGTAATCACCTTGCACGACCCATTCTCAGGGAGGAATGGAATGAAAACTTGACCTTTGAAGAAGGTGTCAAGCTATTGGAGAAGTGCATGCGCGTCCTCCTTTATCGTGATAGATCAGCTGTGAACAAACTCCAG ATTGCAAAAATCACAGATGAAGGTTTCACAATTTCTCAGCCGTATTCATTGAAGACTCAGTGGAAGTTTAAAGCTTTCGAGAATCCAACAGTCGGTGCTGAGGGCTCATGGTAG